One Peterkaempfera bronchialis DNA window includes the following coding sequences:
- a CDS encoding MFS transporter — MTASVPGPAEAAAPPESDPVRRPARCATAPAGEPPGGRAAWLAWGIGACVYALAVVHRTSLGVAGLDAADRFGVGASALSAFSILQVLVYAAMQIPVGLLVDRLGPRRVLTFGVVLLTLGQLGFAQSTGFAPALVSRAVLGCGDAMTFVSVLRLAARWFPARRNPLIAQITGLVGLSGNLVSTAVLAQLLHSRGWTATFTATALLGIAVLALVATLLRDSPESGSPFRPRGRARTAADPSARRTPRVRVPVVPQIRAAWREPGTRLGMWVHFTTQFPANAFGLLWGMPYLVEGQQLSRGTAAGLLTLLVVSSMACGLLFGQLVSRRPGARTPIVLTVVLGTGALWAVALAWPGGHPPMWLLVTLITFMGSNGSASLVGFDYARPANPVERLGTASGIVNVGGFVATAVTLLGIGVLLDAVSSGGVHTADSYRWAFCWLYGPMLLGLAMIARLLPAAARREAERASAPPVTAYIPAAREG; from the coding sequence GTGACCGCGAGCGTGCCCGGCCCCGCCGAGGCGGCCGCACCGCCGGAGTCCGACCCCGTGCGGCGGCCCGCCCGCTGCGCCACGGCCCCGGCGGGCGAGCCGCCGGGTGGCCGCGCCGCCTGGCTGGCCTGGGGGATCGGCGCCTGCGTCTATGCGCTCGCCGTGGTCCACCGCACCAGCCTGGGCGTGGCCGGGCTGGACGCGGCCGACCGGTTCGGGGTGGGCGCGTCCGCGCTGTCCGCCTTCTCCATCCTCCAGGTGCTGGTCTATGCCGCGATGCAGATACCGGTGGGGCTGCTGGTGGACCGGCTCGGGCCACGGCGGGTACTCACCTTCGGCGTGGTGCTGCTGACGCTCGGTCAGCTCGGCTTCGCCCAGTCCACCGGCTTCGCCCCGGCGCTGGTCTCCCGCGCGGTGCTGGGCTGCGGCGACGCGATGACCTTTGTGAGCGTGCTGCGGCTGGCCGCCCGCTGGTTCCCCGCGCGCCGCAATCCGCTGATCGCCCAGATCACCGGCCTGGTCGGACTCAGCGGCAACCTGGTCTCCACCGCCGTGCTGGCCCAGCTGCTGCACAGCCGGGGCTGGACCGCCACCTTCACCGCCACCGCCCTGCTGGGCATCGCCGTCCTCGCCCTGGTGGCGACGCTGCTGCGGGACAGCCCCGAGAGCGGTTCGCCGTTCCGGCCGCGCGGCCGGGCCCGTACCGCCGCCGACCCGTCGGCCCGCCGCACCCCCCGGGTCCGGGTGCCGGTGGTGCCGCAGATCCGCGCCGCCTGGCGGGAGCCCGGCACCCGGCTGGGCATGTGGGTGCACTTCACCACCCAGTTCCCGGCCAATGCCTTCGGCCTGCTCTGGGGGATGCCGTACCTGGTGGAGGGTCAGCAGCTGTCGCGCGGTACGGCGGCGGGCCTGCTCACCCTGCTGGTGGTCAGCAGCATGGCCTGCGGGCTGCTCTTCGGCCAGCTGGTCTCGCGCCGACCGGGCGCCCGTACCCCGATCGTGCTGACCGTGGTGCTGGGCACCGGCGCGCTCTGGGCCGTGGCGCTGGCCTGGCCGGGCGGGCATCCGCCGATGTGGCTGCTGGTCACCCTGATCACCTTCATGGGCAGCAATGGCTCGGCGTCCCTGGTCGGGTTCGACTACGCGCGCCCGGCCAACCCGGTGGAGCGGCTGGGCACCGCCTCCGGCATCGTCAATGTGGGCGGCTTCGTGGCCACGGCGGTGACCCTGCTGGGCATCGGCGTGCTGCTGGACGCGGTCAGCTCCGGAGGCGTCCACACCGCCGACTCCTACCGCTGGGCGTTCTGCTGGCTCTACGGGCCGATGCTGCTGGGGCTGGCCATGATCGCGCGGCTGCTCCCGGCCGCCGCGCGGCGGGAGGCCGAGCGTGCCTCGGCCCCACCGGTGACCGCGTACATCCCGGCGGCGCGGGAGGGGTGA